Proteins encoded by one window of Planktothrix tepida PCC 9214:
- a CDS encoding rhomboid family intramembrane serine protease, producing the protein MSHQTETSLTQELKSHILILGGIVALLWIIEIIDFFVFRGTLNRLGIRPHSLQGLEGIFFAPFLHGNFNHLAANTLPLITLGWFIMLRGVKDFFVVTFITMMVSGLGVWLFGSPYTIHIGASGVIFGYLGFLLLRGFFERSFVSIALSLLVGWLYGGLVWGILPLQYGISWQGHLFGFIGGVLAAQMLAQSHRTKA; encoded by the coding sequence ATGTCTCATCAAACCGAAACCTCACTCACCCAGGAACTCAAAAGCCATATCCTCATTTTAGGGGGAATTGTGGCATTGCTGTGGATTATTGAAATTATTGATTTTTTTGTATTTAGAGGCACATTAAATCGCTTAGGGATTCGTCCCCATAGTTTACAAGGGTTAGAAGGCATTTTTTTCGCCCCGTTTTTACATGGGAACTTTAATCATTTAGCAGCCAATACTTTACCTTTAATTACATTGGGTTGGTTTATCATGCTGCGGGGTGTTAAAGATTTTTTTGTAGTCACATTCATAACCATGATGGTTAGTGGTTTAGGAGTGTGGTTATTTGGTTCTCCCTATACCATTCATATTGGGGCGAGTGGCGTTATTTTTGGATATTTAGGATTTTTGTTATTAAGAGGATTTTTTGAACGCAGTTTCGTTTCCATTGCGTTATCCTTACTGGTAGGTTGGCTTTATGGAGGCTTAGTTTGGGGAATTTTACCCTTACAATATGGGATTTCTTGGCAAGGACATCTATTTGGATTTATCGGCGGGGTCTTGGCTGCACAAATGCTGGCTCAATCTCACCGAACTAAAGCATAA
- a CDS encoding DUF1350 family protein, whose product MDWLSISGNWVLIPPRPQAIVHFLGGAFVATAPHLTYRCLLEELAHQGYAIVATPFVNTLDHTAIAKDVLWTFEDGLEDLYDLQFLKRRGLPIYGLGHSMGCKVHLLMGSLFPIERSGNILMSFNNYAARQSIPLVEQISQVMDVEFTPSPEETNRLVGDRYQIRRNLLIKFSKDTIDQTSNLHQILDQRFPGLTTLQKLNGDHQTPLGQNVSWSVGETFTPFDAVGQWIKQAVYQDLNQLKKQILYWLNPLMSV is encoded by the coding sequence ATGGACTGGCTTTCAATTTCTGGAAATTGGGTTTTAATTCCCCCTCGTCCTCAAGCAATCGTGCATTTTTTAGGAGGGGCATTTGTGGCAACAGCACCCCATTTAACCTATCGTTGCTTATTAGAAGAATTAGCACATCAAGGTTATGCAATTGTTGCGACTCCTTTTGTAAATACCCTCGATCATACCGCCATTGCTAAAGACGTTTTATGGACATTTGAAGATGGGTTAGAAGATTTATATGATCTGCAATTCTTAAAACGGCGAGGTTTACCGATTTATGGATTAGGACATAGTATGGGATGTAAAGTACATTTGTTAATGGGTTCTTTATTTCCCATAGAAAGATCGGGGAATATTTTAATGTCATTTAATAATTATGCTGCTCGTCAATCAATTCCCTTGGTTGAACAAATTTCTCAAGTTATGGACGTGGAATTTACTCCCTCTCCTGAAGAAACAAACCGTTTAGTCGGCGATCGCTATCAAATTCGACGGAATCTTTTAATTAAATTTTCTAAAGACACCATTGATCAAACGTCTAACTTACATCAAATTTTAGATCAACGGTTTCCAGGGTTAACAACCTTGCAAAAACTCAACGGTGATCATCAAACTCCCCTAGGTCAAAATGTTAGTTGGTCAGTAGGAGAAACCTTTACCCCTTTCGATGCTGTCGGTCAATGGATTAAACAAGCGGTTTATCAAGATTTAAACCAACTCAAAAAACAAATTTTGTATTGGTTAAATCCTTTAATGTCCGTTTAA
- a CDS encoding RNA polymerase subunit sigma-70, whose protein sequence is MQTLHLPESNHPLVKSLFHHKDQELLTLFQNYPDQGKYFVAIFCRYGLIVYTLIRHSVRSPVQADYLFSQTWRHIFYEMRPLNLREQENTDGGTTLQNWLINVTAVCINQAELPPVESIQYSLSAAPPPLWCYVGLVLDRMEPLLRLILVMAQTFHWSETRISAYLQAEGESVSPNEIKELLNGAYRTLEENLPTDIREIYLNEKSLASQLEQNPDQQILKP, encoded by the coding sequence GTGCAAACGCTTCATTTACCTGAATCAAATCATCCCCTGGTCAAATCTCTATTTCATCACAAAGACCAGGAATTGTTAACTCTGTTTCAGAATTATCCTGATCAGGGGAAATACTTTGTTGCTATTTTCTGCCGCTATGGTTTAATTGTCTATACATTAATTCGTCATTCGGTACGCTCCCCTGTACAAGCCGATTATTTATTTTCTCAAACCTGGCGACATATTTTTTATGAAATGCGTCCTTTAAATTTAAGGGAACAAGAGAATACAGACGGGGGAACCACGCTACAAAACTGGTTAATTAATGTTACCGCAGTTTGTATTAATCAAGCCGAGTTACCCCCTGTAGAATCAATTCAATATTCTTTATCCGCAGCACCCCCTCCTCTCTGGTGTTATGTGGGATTAGTATTAGATCGAATGGAACCTTTATTAAGGTTAATTCTCGTCATGGCGCAAACTTTTCATTGGAGTGAAACTCGTATTTCTGCTTACTTGCAAGCTGAGGGAGAGTCTGTTTCTCCGAATGAAATCAAAGAACTATTGAACGGAGCTTATCGCACACTAGAGGAAAATTTACCCACTGATATTCGGGAAATTTATCTTAATGAAAAGAGTTTGGCTTCTCAGTTAGAGCAAAATCCCGATCAACAAATATTAAAGCCTTAA
- a CDS encoding alpha/beta hydrolase: protein MKSPIKQENNRQYTQNKKTIGFFYFQLLKFSLGIISGLSAITSSAVAAETIAIRYNIGTAFISVKDLETFAKTGDVSPVLSIYGKVLKVEDAEKLRQLLLTPMTASPWSIEQFNNTTMGITMLTRFGNFIQTDNGENGVTALKTAINQASQLPGGLTLLGVLQKFPGQTLGIDVNFAVEAIRDLSQVIYEDKSVMNWINQQAKTQTDNPAINNPPTQLKEPGTIQWKKETFTYEHTQRNISSPVDVYIPQVSTPTPVIVISHGLGSDRTTFKYLAEHLASHGYFVAVPEHLETSANGLANFLAGNAPPPGPEVFINRPLDITSVLNLLEQKAKNSEFPSPLLLNNVGVLGQSYGGYTALAVGGAGFNTRKINQECAESVNRQLTLNISILLQCQASSVANEGQNLKDERVKAIIAINPITSVVFGQEGMSQIKIPILMIGGSDDYIAPAVPEQIYPFSWLTSPNKYLMLLERGTHFSFLEPGEKSVLPVPPQLIGPEPELAFPYLKAISLVFFNRYIRNQTEYLPYLNAGYIQRGETSPFSLTIVNSLTQEDIESAINKHR, encoded by the coding sequence ATGAAATCACCGATTAAACAAGAGAATAATAGACAATACACTCAAAACAAGAAAACTATTGGCTTTTTTTACTTCCAACTTTTAAAATTTTCATTAGGAATAATATCTGGTTTGAGTGCTATAACCAGTTCAGCAGTTGCGGCTGAAACAATTGCTATCCGGTATAATATTGGTACGGCTTTTATTTCTGTTAAAGACTTAGAAACTTTTGCAAAAACAGGAGATGTTTCCCCCGTTTTATCAATTTATGGCAAAGTTTTGAAGGTTGAAGATGCTGAAAAACTGCGTCAACTTTTATTGACTCCGATGACCGCCAGCCCTTGGAGTATTGAACAATTTAATAACACGACCATGGGTATAACAATGTTAACTCGCTTTGGGAATTTTATCCAAACAGATAACGGTGAAAATGGTGTAACGGCTCTAAAAACGGCAATTAATCAAGCTTCTCAACTACCCGGAGGTTTGACTTTACTGGGCGTTTTACAAAAATTTCCGGGTCAAACCCTAGGAATTGATGTTAACTTTGCTGTAGAAGCCATTCGAGATTTATCTCAAGTTATTTATGAAGATAAATCTGTCATGAATTGGATTAACCAACAGGCGAAAACACAAACCGATAATCCTGCTATTAATAATCCACCCACTCAATTGAAAGAGCCGGGTACAATTCAATGGAAAAAAGAAACCTTTACTTATGAACATACTCAACGAAATATTTCTTCTCCGGTTGATGTTTATATCCCTCAAGTTTCTACTCCGACTCCGGTAATTGTGATTTCTCATGGTTTGGGTTCCGACCGAACTACGTTTAAATATTTAGCCGAACATTTAGCTTCTCATGGGTATTTTGTTGCAGTTCCTGAACATTTAGAAACCAGTGCAAATGGGTTGGCTAATTTCTTAGCCGGGAATGCTCCTCCTCCTGGCCCAGAAGTCTTTATTAATCGTCCCTTAGATATTACTTCTGTTCTCAATCTTTTAGAACAAAAAGCTAAAAATTCTGAATTTCCCAGTCCTTTACTGTTAAATAATGTCGGTGTTTTAGGTCAATCTTACGGCGGTTATACGGCTTTAGCGGTAGGGGGTGCAGGATTTAATACCCGTAAAATTAATCAAGAGTGTGCAGAGTCTGTTAACCGACAACTCACCTTAAATATTTCGATATTACTGCAATGTCAAGCTAGTTCCGTTGCCAATGAAGGTCAAAATCTTAAAGATGAACGAGTAAAAGCAATTATTGCCATTAATCCCATTACAAGTGTTGTTTTTGGTCAAGAAGGGATGAGTCAAATCAAAATTCCGATCTTAATGATTGGGGGTAGTGATGATTATATCGCTCCCGCAGTACCTGAACAAATTTATCCCTTTTCTTGGTTAACCAGTCCAAATAAATACTTGATGTTATTAGAGCGAGGAACCCATTTTTCCTTCTTAGAACCTGGAGAAAAATCCGTTCTTCCGGTTCCTCCTCAATTAATAGGCCCAGAACCTGAATTAGCTTTTCCTTATTTGAAAGCAATTAGTTTGGTATTTTTTAATCGTTATATTCGCAATCAAACCGAATATTTACCTTATTTGAATGCGGGTTATATCCAGAGAGGAGAAACTTCTCCTTTTAGTTTAACTATTGTTAATTCTTTAACCCAAGAGGATATTGAATCAGCCATTAATAAACATCGTTAA